The sequence below is a genomic window from Streptomyces sp. NBC_00289.
CGCCCAGCACGTCGAAGGTGCCCTCGGCGCGCGCCGGGGACTCCGGTACGACGAGCAGGGTGAGGACGATGGAGAGGACGCCGAGGCCGGCGGCACCGTAGAACAGGGCGTGCCAGTCGGCGTGCTGCGCGATCAGAGCCGCGAGCGGCAGGGCGAGGCCGCCGCCGACACCGATGGAGGAGCTCATCAGGGCCATCGCCGAGCCGAGCTTCTCGCGGGGCAGCATGTCGCGCATCAGGCCGATGCCGAGCGGGATGGCGCCCATCGCGAAGCCCTGGAGGGTACGGCCGGCGATCATCGGGAGCAGCGTGCTGGTGAACGCGCTGACCAGCGCGCCGGCCACCATCACCGAGAGGCTGGCTATCAGCATCCGCCGCTTGCCGTAAAGGTCACCGAGGCGGCCCATGATCGGCGTGGCCACGGCGCCGGAGAGCAGCGTCGAGGTCAGGACCCAGGTGGCGTTGCTCGGCGAGGTGTCCAGCAGCTGCGGCAGGTCCTTGATCACCGGGACGAGCAGGGTCTGCATCACCGCGACGACGATGCCCGCGAAGGCGAGCACCGGGACGACGGTCCCGCTCGCCCTGCCGGTGGGCCGTTCGGTCGGCGTGTGCGTCATGGGGTGAGGCCTCCAGGCCGGGTGTTCGGAGAAGCGGTGGGCGAAGCGACGAGCATCCGTGCGGGGATACGTGGCATCTGAACCCGTGCGCCCGGGCAACTATTCCGATGCTTTGGCGTACTAACGATTTCTTTATCTTCTCTTGGGAAAGAGGCACCCTCCCCGGCCCCCGGGCCTAGGGCGAAATCCCGATGCAAGGGGCGTACCGGGGTTGAGAGCATGACACCCATGCTCGAAGCCGCTGACGTGACCCGTACATCCCGCCGTGTGACGCCCCCCACCTGGCTGGTGGTGGCGCTCGCCTGCGCCGGACAGTTCCTCGTCGTGCTCGACATCTCCGTCGTGAACGTGGCGCTGCCCTCGATGCGGACCGCCCTGGACATGAGCGCGTCCGGGCTGCAGTGGGTGGTGAACGCGTACGCGATCGCCTTCGCCGGGTTCATGCTGCTCGGCGGCCGGGCCGGAGACCTCTACGGCCGCAAGCGCATGTTCCTGGTCGGCCTCGGCCTGTTCACCCTGGCCTCGCTCGGCGGCGGGCTCGCCCAGGAGGGCTGGCAACTGCTGCTGGCCCGTGCCGTGCAGGGGCTCGGAGCGGCGGTCCTCGCGCCCTCGACGCTGACCATCCTCACCTCGGCCGTACCGGAGGGCGCGGCCCGGGCTCGGGCCATCGCGACCTGGACGGCGGTCGGCGCGGGCGGCGGCGCGGCGGGCGGACTCGTCGGCGGGGCGCTGGTCGAAGGCCTGTCCTGGCGGTGGGTGCTGCTGATCAACGTGCCCGTCGGCGCGGTGGTCCTGGCCGGCTCGGCGAAGTGGCTGCGGGAGAGCCGGGCGGGGGACCGGCGGCGGCTCGACCTGCCGGGCGCGCTGCTGGTCACGGCGGGACTGGCCACCCTCGCCTACGGCATCTCGCAGACCGAGGCCGCGGGGTGGACAGCCGCGGCCACCCTGGTACCGCTGTGCGCCGGGCTCGCGCTGATCGGCCTCTTCCTCCTCGTCGAGGCCCGTACGGCGGCTCCGCTGATGCCGCTCGGAGTGCTGCGGGTGCGGGCGGTGGCGTCGGCGAACGTGTCGATGTTCCTGTGCGGCTCGGCGATGTTCTGCATGTGGTTCCTCATGACGCTCTACGCCCAGAACGTCCTCGGCTACTCACCGTTCGACGCCGGACTCGCGCTCGTGCCGAGCTCCCTGGCCGTGGTGCTGGGCTCGAAGCTCGCGCCGCGGTTCCTGCCGGTCGCCGGGGCACGCGTGGTGGCGGCGCTGGGCACGTTGGTCGCGGCCGTCGGGTTCGGCTGGCAGTCGACGATGACCGCGGACGGGAACTACCTGACCTCGATCATGTTCCCGGGGATCCTGATGATGCTGGGCGCGGGCCTGGCGGCGACACCACTGGCCGCGCTGGCCACCTCGGGGGCGGCACCGGGAGAGGCCGGGCTGGTGTCCGGGCTGGTCAACACCTCACGCACGATGGGCGGTTCGCTCGGGCTGGCCGTCATGTCGACGATCGCGGCGGCGCGCTCCGGGGGCGTCGACACACCCGAGGCCCTGACGGAGGGGTACGCGCTGGCGTTCCGGACGGGGACGGGTGTCCTGCTGGGCGGGGTCGTGCTGATGCTGGTGTGGCTGCCCCGGAAGATGTCCACGGACTGAGGCAACGGTCCGGGCGACCGTGGACCCGCTTCGTGTGCCCGGCGCCGGAGGACACCGGCTGCGCGTCGGCGGCGGTGGAGAGGTGGGCGGAGGGGAGGCGCGCGCGGGGCCGGCCGCCTGTTTCGTGACCGGACGGAGGGCGCCTACAGCCACCCCTGCTGACGCGCCTCCCGCATCGCCTCCATGCGGTTGCGGGTGCCCGTCTTGCCGATGGCGGAGGAGAGGTAGTTGCGGACGGTGGACTCCGAGAGGTGGACCCGGGCGGCGATGTCGGCGACGGTCGCCCCGTCCGCCGAGGCCTTGAGGACATCGCACTCGCGGACGGTCAGGGGACTCGGACCGGCGCTGAGCGCGGCCGCCGCGAGCACCGGGTCGATCACGGTCTCCCCGGCCAGCACCCGCCGGACGCAGGCGGCCAACTCCTCCACGGGCCCGTCCTTGACGAGGAAACCGGCGGCACCCGCCTCCATCGCCCGGCGCAGATAGCCGGGCCGCCCGAAGGTCGTCAGGATCAGCACCCGGCAGTCGGGTACCTCCTCGCGCAGTTCGGCGGCCGCGTCCAGGCCGCTTCTGCCCGGCAGTTCGATGTCGAGGAGAGCGACGTCCGGGCGGTGGAGCAGCGCCGCGTCCACGATCGCGTCCCCCGCCGCCACCTGCGCCACGACCTCGATGTCCGGCTCCATGCCGAGCAGCAGGGCCAGCGCGCCCCGCATCATCCCCTGGTCCTCCGCGAGCAGCACCCTGATGGACTTGGCGGGCCGGTGGTCCCGGGGCATCTCGTCGTTCACGGCGCAAGGGTAGGCCGCGGAATCGCCGCCCGCCGGGGGGACGGAGAAGCCGGGGTCTTCGGGGTCCGCGGGCTCCCGGGAAGCCGCGGCTGACGAGGCGGGAAGTCCTGCCCCGCTCACGCCGGCTGCCTGAATTCCGACGTCCCGGGCTGCGTCCTCTCCGGCGTCTCCGCCGTGACTGTCTCAGGCGCCGTCCCCTCGGCGGTCTCGGCCGTCTCGGCCGTCCCCGCGGTCTCGGCCGTCCCCGCCGTCGGTTCGGGCGGCTCCGGCAGGTGGGTCGGGTCTGTCGGAAGCTCTGCCGTGACCACGAAGCCGTCCCGCGGTCCCGGCCCCGCCGTGAGGCTGCCGCCCGCTGCCGCGAGCCGTTCCGTGAGCCCCTTCAGACCGGTGCCGCCGACACCCTCGCCCGGCGCGCACGTCGGGACGGTCCCGGTGCCGTCGTCGGTCACCGTCAGCCGCACGCGTTCCGCCTCGCCGTACACCGTGATCTCGCAGTGGGTGGCGCCGCTGTGCCGTACGACGTTGGTGACCGCCTCCCGCACCACCCAGCCGAGCAGGGCCGCGGTCTGCGGGGCGAGCGGCGGCCCCGCCTGCCGTACCACCGGGGCGACGCCCGCCGCCGACAGGGCCGAGCGGGCCTGGTCGAGCTCGGTGGTGAGGCTGCCCTCGCGGTAGCCGGTCACCGCCTCGCGGATCTCCGTGAGGGCCTGGCGGCCGACCGACTCGATGTCGCCGATCTGGACCAGCGCCGCGTCGAGGTCGCGGCCGGCCAGCCGCCGGGCCGCCTCCGACTTGACCACGATCACCGAGAGGGTGTGCCCGAGCAGGTCGTGCAGGTCCCGGGAGAAGCGCAGGCGTTCCTTCTCGACCGCGCGCCGGGCCAGTTCCTCACGGGCCGCCCGCAGCTCCCGTACCGCCTCGGCGAGGGACAGGATCGCCGCGGTCACCATGGTCGACAGGAACGTGCCGTAGGCGACGTTCAACGCGTCCCAGCCGGCCCGGTACGTGGAGACCGCGGCGGCGAGGGCGGTCAGGGCGAGCCCGGTCCGGCCGAGCCACGGACCCCGTATGACCGCGCCGGTCGCGAGGCCCAGCAGCGGGAAGAAGTACAGCCAGCTGCCGCCGTACCCGAGGGCCAGCCCGCAGGTCACCAGGCCCATCAGGACGAGTGCCACCCGGGTCGACCTGGCCTGCCGCGTCTCCTTCACGAAGGCGCGGAAGGTCACGTAGATGTAGAGGGAGTTGAAGGTCAGCAGCCCGAGGCCGCCGATCCACGGATTGGCGGCCTCGCCCTGGAAGAGGTTGGAGAAGGCGCCCATGCCCATGAGCAGCCAGGGCAGCAGCGCGAAGCCGGTGGGCGGCGGGCCCGGGTCCTCGGGAACCCTGCCGCTCCCACGCGCGGCCTTCTGCCCGGCCTTGAACCGCTCCATGTCCGCCTTCCAGCGCGCCCGCGCCACCCGCAGCTCGCGCACCTGGCAGACGGTCCCTCGCATCAGGTTCATCTTTCCCTCCCCGTGGTCATGAGTACGACGGTACGGACCGGCGGCGGGACGCGGCAGAGGCGCTTGTACGGACTCCGGCAGGACAAATGTCACGGGGGCCCCGCCCCTCGCCGAGCCGACCTGACACCCCGTCAGGAGTCTTCACAACTGCCGGGTGCTGGGCTATACAGAGGGCGCCGGACTGGAACGCGTTCTAGATCGGCCCGTGACGACCTCGGTGCGACCGACGGTGCGGACGGCCGCGCCGAGGTCTCTGAGCCCTCAGGAGCCCCATGCCCATCGACGCAGCCAAGGCCGTCGCCGCCGAACCCCGGTCCGGCGAGATCTCCTGGACCACCAAGGACGTCCAGCTCTACCACCTCGGCATCGGCGCCGGCACCCCCGCCACCGACCCCGACGAGCTGCGCTACACCCTGGAGTCCCGGCTGCACGTCCTGCCGAGCTTCGCCACCGTCGCGGGCGCCGGTTCGCCCGGAGTGATCGGCAGCCTGTCCATGCCCGGCATCGAGGTCGACCTCGCGCATGTCCTGCACGGCGGCCAGAGTCTGGCCGTCCACCGCCCGATCCCGGTGCGGGGCACGGCCACCGCGACCTCGCGCATCGCCGCCGTCCACGACAAGGGCAAGGCGGCTGTCCTGGTCATGCGCACCGAGGTCGCCGACGCCGACGGCCCGCTCTGGACCAACGACGCGCAGATCTTCGTACGGGGAGAGGGCGGCTGGGGCGGGGACCGGGGACCGTCCGCCCGTCTGGAGGCACCGGTCGGCGAGCCCGACCGGGTCGTCGAGCGGCCGATCCGCGAGGACCAGGCCCTCCTCTACCGGCTGTCCGGCGACTGGAACCCGCTGCACGCCGACCCGGAGTTCGCCAAGGTCGCCGGGTTCGACCGGCCCATCCTGCACGGGCTGTGCACGTACGGGATGACGCTCAAGACCGTCGTCGACACGCTGCTCGGCGGGGACGTGAACCGGGTGCGCGGGTATGTCACGCGCTTCGCCGGGGTCGTCTACCCGGGGGAGACCCTGCGCATCCGCATGTGGCGGGGGGACGGCACGGTCCGGGTGGCGGTGAGCGCCGTCGAACGGGACGACGCGCCCGTCCTCGCCGACACCCTCGTCGAACACGCCTGAGACCGCCGACGCCGCCGACGCCGCCGACGCCGCCGACACCGGCTGTGGCGGCCCGAGAGCACCTGACCAGCCCGAGACCGCCCGAGACCGCCCGAGACCGCCCGTGCCACCCGAGCCGCCCGTGCCACCCGAGACCGCCCGAGCCGTCCGCGTCACCCGAGACCGCCCGCGTTGAGCCCACTGCTGAGGGGAGCCGCACCATGCGCGCAGCCGTACTGCACGAGATCGGTCAGGACAAGCTCGAGGTTCTCGACGACGTCGAGGCGGTGGGCTTCGGGCCCGGGAAGGTGAGGATCCGGGTGCGGGCCACCGGGCTGTGCCACTCGGACCTGTCCGCGATGGGCGGGGTGCTGCCACAGCCGGCCCCCTTCGTGCCGGGGCACGAGGGCGCGGGCGAGATCATCGAGGTCGGCGAGGGCGTACGGAACCTGAAGGCCGGGGACCGGGTCGTGGTGTGCTGGCTGCCCGCCTGCGGGGCGTGTCCCGCCTGCAGGCGGGGGCAGACCGAACTGTGCCTGGCCGGGTTCATGAACGCCGGCACCCCCAACTTCAAGCGCCCCGGCGGGGATCTCTTCGGCTTCGCCGGCACGGGCACCTTCGCCGAGGAGGTGGTCGTCGACGCGGGCTGCGCGGTGCCGATACCGGACGACGTGCCGTTCGACATCGCGGCCCTCATCGGCTGCGGGGTGACCACCGGACTCGGCGCCGCCCTCAACACCGCCGATCTGGAGGCCGGTTCCTCGGTCGCCGTCATCGGCTGCGGTGGCGTCGGCATCTCCGCGATCCAGGGTGCGCGGCTGAAGGGGGCCGCCGAGATCGTCGCCGTCGACCCCGTCGCCTCACGCCGCGAGTCCGCTCTCGAGTTCGGCGCGACGCAGGCCGTGTCGCCGGACGAACTGGCCGACGCCAAGCAGCAGGTCACCGGCGGCGAGGGCTTCGACTACGTCTTCGAGGTCGTGGGCCGCTCCGCCACCGCCCGCACGGCGTACGAGAACACCCGGCGCGGCGGCACCCTGGTCGTCGTCGGCGCCGGCGCCGTGGACGACTTCCTCCAGCTCAGCATGTTCGAGCTGTTCTTCGACGAGAAGCGCATCCTGCCGTCCATGTACGGCGGCGGTGACGTCCTGCGCTCCTACGAGCGGACCATCGCGCTGTGGCGGGCGGGCCGCATCGACCTCGCGGGCCTGATCACGCACCGGGTGCCGCTGACCGAGATCAACGAGGCCCTGGACCAGATGCGGACGGGCGCGGCCCTCCGTACCTGCATCGAGATCTGACCGCCGAGACCTGGGGACGCGCATGTCACTGCCACTTGAAGGGCTGTCCGCGATCGTCACCGGCGCGGGCCGGGGCCTCGGCCGGGCCGAGGCGCTTGAGCTGGCCCGGCTCGGCGCGGCCGTCGTCGTCAACGACTACGGGCAGTCCGGCCGGGACGGCTCCGGCGAGGCCTCCGCCGCGCCCGCCGAACAGGTCGCCGACGAGATCCGCGCCGCGGGCGGGAAGGCCCTCGCCCACACCGGAGACGTGGCCGACCACCAACAAGCGGAGGAACTC
It includes:
- a CDS encoding MFS transporter, giving the protein MTPMLEAADVTRTSRRVTPPTWLVVALACAGQFLVVLDISVVNVALPSMRTALDMSASGLQWVVNAYAIAFAGFMLLGGRAGDLYGRKRMFLVGLGLFTLASLGGGLAQEGWQLLLARAVQGLGAAVLAPSTLTILTSAVPEGAARARAIATWTAVGAGGGAAGGLVGGALVEGLSWRWVLLINVPVGAVVLAGSAKWLRESRAGDRRRLDLPGALLVTAGLATLAYGISQTEAAGWTAAATLVPLCAGLALIGLFLLVEARTAAPLMPLGVLRVRAVASANVSMFLCGSAMFCMWFLMTLYAQNVLGYSPFDAGLALVPSSLAVVLGSKLAPRFLPVAGARVVAALGTLVAAVGFGWQSTMTADGNYLTSIMFPGILMMLGAGLAATPLAALATSGAAPGEAGLVSGLVNTSRTMGGSLGLAVMSTIAAARSGGVDTPEALTEGYALAFRTGTGVLLGGVVLMLVWLPRKMSTD
- a CDS encoding response regulator, producing MPRDHRPAKSIRVLLAEDQGMMRGALALLLGMEPDIEVVAQVAAGDAIVDAALLHRPDVALLDIELPGRSGLDAAAELREEVPDCRVLILTTFGRPGYLRRAMEAGAAGFLVKDGPVEELAACVRRVLAGETVIDPVLAAAALSAGPSPLTVRECDVLKASADGATVADIAARVHLSESTVRNYLSSAIGKTGTRNRMEAMREARQQGWL
- a CDS encoding sensor histidine kinase, whose amino-acid sequence is MNLMRGTVCQVRELRVARARWKADMERFKAGQKAARGSGRVPEDPGPPPTGFALLPWLLMGMGAFSNLFQGEAANPWIGGLGLLTFNSLYIYVTFRAFVKETRQARSTRVALVLMGLVTCGLALGYGGSWLYFFPLLGLATGAVIRGPWLGRTGLALTALAAAVSTYRAGWDALNVAYGTFLSTMVTAAILSLAEAVRELRAAREELARRAVEKERLRFSRDLHDLLGHTLSVIVVKSEAARRLAGRDLDAALVQIGDIESVGRQALTEIREAVTGYREGSLTTELDQARSALSAAGVAPVVRQAGPPLAPQTAALLGWVVREAVTNVVRHSGATHCEITVYGEAERVRLTVTDDGTGTVPTCAPGEGVGGTGLKGLTERLAAAGGSLTAGPGPRDGFVVTAELPTDPTHLPEPPEPTAGTAETAGTAETAETAEGTAPETVTAETPERTQPGTSEFRQPA
- a CDS encoding MaoC/PaaZ C-terminal domain-containing protein; amino-acid sequence: MPIDAAKAVAAEPRSGEISWTTKDVQLYHLGIGAGTPATDPDELRYTLESRLHVLPSFATVAGAGSPGVIGSLSMPGIEVDLAHVLHGGQSLAVHRPIPVRGTATATSRIAAVHDKGKAAVLVMRTEVADADGPLWTNDAQIFVRGEGGWGGDRGPSARLEAPVGEPDRVVERPIREDQALLYRLSGDWNPLHADPEFAKVAGFDRPILHGLCTYGMTLKTVVDTLLGGDVNRVRGYVTRFAGVVYPGETLRIRMWRGDGTVRVAVSAVERDDAPVLADTLVEHA
- a CDS encoding Zn-dependent alcohol dehydrogenase, with the translated sequence MRAAVLHEIGQDKLEVLDDVEAVGFGPGKVRIRVRATGLCHSDLSAMGGVLPQPAPFVPGHEGAGEIIEVGEGVRNLKAGDRVVVCWLPACGACPACRRGQTELCLAGFMNAGTPNFKRPGGDLFGFAGTGTFAEEVVVDAGCAVPIPDDVPFDIAALIGCGVTTGLGAALNTADLEAGSSVAVIGCGGVGISAIQGARLKGAAEIVAVDPVASRRESALEFGATQAVSPDELADAKQQVTGGEGFDYVFEVVGRSATARTAYENTRRGGTLVVVGAGAVDDFLQLSMFELFFDEKRILPSMYGGGDVLRSYERTIALWRAGRIDLAGLITHRVPLTEINEALDQMRTGAALRTCIEI